GCGCAGTCGGCCAGCATCATCTGAATGGCTTGCTGATCCGCGATCGGCCCGCCAAAAGCCTTCCGTTCCAGCGAATAGTCGATCGCCTTATTGAGGACCCATTGCGCAGCACCCACACAGTTGGCTGCCATCACCAGCCTGCCGATGTCCACCCCGTGCAAGGCTTTGCCGAAAGCATCATCCAGATCGCCGATGATATGCGACTCGGGAACCCGCGCATTCTCCAGTGTGATGATCCCGATGCGGCTGCCCAACGAGCCAAGATAGGGAATCACTGAAGTATTCTGACACGTCTTGCCGTCAAAAGGCACCAGAAAACAGGTGATCCCCCCGCGCCTTTGCGCGGCCAATTCGGGATTGGTCACAGCGAAGATCAGCGCGTAATCGGCATAAGGGGAGTTGGTAATCCACTGCTTGGTCCCGTTGATCACCCAGTGGTCTCCATCTTTGACCGCCCGGGTCTTGATATTCCACACATCCGAACCAGCATCCGGCTCGCTCAAGCCGAAGCAGAGCAACGCCTCCCCGCTGGCAATCCGGGGCAGCAGTTGCTCCCGCAACTCTTCCTTCATGCCCAGCAGGACCGGGGTCAACCCGCCTGTAAACAGGCCAGGCGGGAAGATGGACTGGACGAAAAGATCAAGGCCGTATTTCTTCATCAACATCTCATGGATCAAGACCACGGCCACAGGTCCGAAAACATCTCCGGAACCGCCCAGTTCGGGATCGCCAAACATCGTGTAAAAGCCGGCTTCCGCCGATTTCATCCGAATCTGGCGCAAAGCATCCTGGATTTCGGGTACATAAGCCCCCGTTTCGTCATATAGGTAGCGTTCGTTTGCCAGGGCCTTGGCATGCTGCTTGCGGAGCGGTTCGATTTCAACCTCCACAAACCGCTCCAGGCTGGCCATGACCTCCTGAACTTCCTCGGGTACGGTGAAATCGATCATTTGCCTCTCCTCCTCACTTTTTCGCATGCAGCTTGATTAATCCATCCGCAGCCACCAGGCGCTGGCCATCAGCCGAAATCAACAAGGGATTGATCTCCATTTCCTCGACAAAATCGCTCAGATCGGTGGCCATCCGGCTGATGCGGACCAGGATATCCGCCAGTTGATCAACATCCGCCGGCTTTTTGCCACGCGCTCCTTCGAGAATCTGGATTCCCTTGATCTCGCGGATCATCTCCCGCGCATCAGCGGGCGAAAGCGGACAGACACGGAAGGAAACATCCTTCAAGACCTCCACAAACACCCCGCCCAAGCCGAACATCAATGTCGGGCCAAAAGTGGCATCCTGGATGAC
This genomic stretch from Bacillus thermozeamaize harbors:
- a CDS encoding acyl-CoA dehydrogenase — encoded protein: MDFTVPEEVQEVMASLERFVEVEIEPLRKQHAKALANERYLYDETGAYVPEIQDALRQIRMKSAEAGFYTMFGDPELGGSGDVFGPVAVVLIHEMLMKKYGLDLFVQSIFPPGLFTGGLTPVLLGMKEELREQLLPRIASGEALLCFGLSEPDAGSDVWNIKTRAVKDGDHWVINGTKQWITNSPYADYALIFAVTNPELAAQRRGGITCFLVPFDGKTCQNTSVIPYLGSLGSRIGIITLENARVPESHIIGDLDDAFGKALHGVDIGRLVMAANCVGAAQWVLNKAIDYSLERKAFGGPIADQQAIQMMLADCAMDIYAARYMTLHCAWKLETQKTLPIKEISMVKAFTTEMAQRVADRCMQIHGGMGLTNELGLEAVWRWARSMRIPDGTSEIQRRTVARRLLKGDRNF